A stretch of the Ptiloglossa arizonensis isolate GNS036 chromosome 1, iyPtiAriz1_principal, whole genome shotgun sequence genome encodes the following:
- the LOC143149302 gene encoding netrin receptor UNC5C isoform X2 encodes MRPKSCFLFLLFCVLLPGLVRPFTSGEGEDAAEDEDSYLLEEDDDAPSATIATDTELISESGGHLPVFLTEPVDSFVVKNKPATLHCKAAHALQIFFRCNDVRAEESQQQDFVDPHTGTRIVDCELNVTRDHIEEYFGRDKFKCECVAWSGSGQIKSQPATVDVAYLKKQFESPPYSVSVEAGQSTELRCLPPVGVPSPRVYWLRNNVPVDTESDTLLVSSEGHLLVGQAKLSHQANYTCVAENIAAKRLSEPVSLTVYVNGGWSSWSAWSECHSRCAKGGQKRTRSCTNPLPMNGGQPCLGPSQQKMDCNTACPVVDGGWSRWSAWSVCGSDCTHTRRRSCDEPPPSHGGRPCQGRDISVANCTGGMCNGGGTKMGNAHLPEEANRQMDVALYIGLSVACVVISGLAFFLAKLLRRKGRDHSLYSMARNEFQPEFFPDQDKKLSLQPDVTATSVPACYEYPFDPKLSMSRSLSEHHYDVPHLSIAPQPSPMSPTPSTSTQESCSDKQIHSDCENSVTSSYPSSDSTYNVASESVRLPKLETGNVAGAAVNTRGALLVLPDAGISMSVPEGAVPKPLREELYLAVLNEDRFRPRLPDGITQLSAVVTCGPSSATFNKPVILQFEHCAMLHAATWELSVWACDGLSVEDGTAIASSKDHQSIAWSRVLTLGNETINTPLFTQLDHAEAFIVTEQLRGYVLAGQSCENSIATKRLRLALFASQAGQCCVRVYAVEDTKAAMKAIVDRESQIRGYLLDKPRTLLFQDNGEPLCVSLEEVGNEWQSKSPTERQEVSFGDAWNSQENTKHVTFGLEASFGPTATRSYKLQVSQGNSDTRQVFRIVYDGAKQLISSGSVTRPLREVTVVSSGHANNATTDSATLRPFRFTRSLRKQLCQCLDPPNALGNDWRLLAQRLQVDRYINYFATKSSPTEHILDLWEAKHHEPTAVTDLLNHLRVMGRTDAATILEAQLGPWL; translated from the exons ATGAGGCCGAAATCGTGTTTCCTCTTTCTGTTGTTCTGCGTGCTGCTGCCGGGTCTGGTGCGTCCCTTCACGTCCGGCGAAG GCGAGGATGCCGCGGAGGACGAGGATTCCTACCTCctggaggaggacgacgacgcgCCTTCGGCCACCATAGCCACCGACACCGAGTTGATATCCGAATCGGGCGGGCATCTGCCGGTCTTTCTCACCGAACCGGTCGATTCCTTCGTGGTGAAGAACAAACCGGCCACGTTGCACTGCAAGGCGGCTCACGCGTTGCAAATCTTTTTCCGTTGCAACGACGTCAGGGCGGAGGAATCGCAGCAACAGGATTTCGTGGACCCCCACACGGGAACGAGAATAGTCGACTGCGAGTTGAACGTTACCAGAGATCACATCGAGGAGTACTTCGGAAGGGACAAGTTCAAGTGCGAGTGCGTAGCGTGGTCGGGATCCGGACAAATTAAAAGTCAACCGGCGACCGTCGACGTTGCCT ACTTGAAGAAGCAGTTCGAGTCTCCCCCGTACTCCGTATCGGTCGAGGCGGGTCAGAGCACCGAACTGAGGTGTCTACCTCCCGTGGGAGTGCCATCGCCGAGGGTGTACTGGCTGAGGAACAACGTCCCCGTCGACACGGAGTCGGACACGCTTTTGGTATCGAGCGAGGGCCACCTTCTCGTCGGTCAAGCGAAGCTCAGCCATCAAGCGAATTACACTTGCGTCGCGGAAAACATTGCAGCCAAGAGACTGAGCGAACCCGTCAGCTTAACGGTTTACG TGAACGGTGGATGGTCCTCCTGGTCGGCCTGGTCGGAGTGTCACTCGAGATGCGCAAAGGGCGGGCAGAAGAGGACGAGGAGCTGCACGAATCCCTTGCCGATGAACGGTGGACAACCCTGTCTCGGGCCGTCTCAGCAGAAGATGGACTGCAACACCGCTTGCCCCG TGGTGGACGGTGGATGGTCCAGATGGTCGGCGTGGTCGGTCTGCGGTAGCGACTGCACGCATACCAGAAGAAGATCGTGCGACGAGCCGCCACCCAGCCACGGTGGTCGACCTTGCCAGGGTAGAGACATCAGCGTGGCGAATTGCACGGGCGGCATGTGCAACG GCGGTGGCACGAAAATGGGTAACGCGCACTTGCCCGAGGAAG CGAATCGTCAAATGGACGTGGCTCTGTACATCGGTTTGTCCGTTGCCTGTGTGGTGATCAGCGGACTGGCATTTTTCTTGGCGAAGCTTCTGAGGCGCAAAGGTCGAGATCATTCCCTTTACTCCATGGCCCGTAACG AATTCCAGCCGGAGTTCTTCCCGGACCAGGACAAGAAACTGAGCTTACAGCCGGACGTTACGGCGACGAGCGTGCCGGCTTGCTACGAGTATCCTTTCGACCCGAAGCTGTCGATGTCGAGATCCCTCTCCGAGCACCATTACGACGTTCCGCACCTCTCGATCGCTCCGCAACCATCGCCGATGTCGCCAACGCCGAGCACCTCGACCCAAGAATCTTGCAGCGACAAGCAGATCCATTCCGACTGCGAGAACAGCGTCACTAGCTCCTACCCCTCCTCCGATTCCACGTACAACGTCGCCTCGGAAAGCGTCAGGTTGCCGAAGCTGGAGACCGGAAACGTGGCCGGGGCGGCGGTGAACACGCGCGGCGCGCTACTGGTGCTTCCGGACGCCGGGATATCGATGTCGGTGCCCGAGGGAGCCGTGCCCAAGCCACTCAGAGAGGAACTCTACCTCGCGGTGCTCAACGAGGATCGCTTCAGGCCTCGATTACCCG ATGGTATCACGCAATTATCCGCGGTGGTGACGTGCGGGCCTTCGTCGGCGACCTTCAACAAACCCGTGATTCTCCAATTCGAGCATTGCGCAATGCTGCACGCGGCGACGTGGGAACTGAGCGTCTGGGCGTGCGACGGGCTGAGCGTCGAGGACGGCACGGCGATCGCCTCCTCGAAGGACCACCAGTCGATCGCGTGGTCCAGGGTGTTGACCCTGGGCAACGAGACGATCAACACGCCTCTGTTCACGCAACTCGATCACGCGGAAGCGTTCATCGTGACCGAGCAGTTGCGAGGCTACGTTCTGGCCGGCCAGAGCTGCGAGAACTCGATCGCCACCAAGAGACTGCGACTGGCGCTGTTCGCGAGCCAGGCCGGACAGTGCTGCGTCAGGGTGTACGCCGTCGAGGACACGAAAGCGGCGATGAaggcgatcgtcgatcgagaatcCCAGATCAGGGGATACTTGTTGGACAAGCCGCGAACCCTGCTCTTCCAAGACAACGGCGAGCCGCTCTGCGTCAGCTTGGAGGAGGTCGGGAACGAGTGGCAGAGCAAATCGCCAACCGAGCGCCAAGAGGTGTCCTTCGGAGACGCCTGGAACTCTCAGGAGAACACGAAACACGTCACCTTCGGTCTGGAGGCTAGCTTCGGACCCACCGCCACCAGAAGCTACAAGCTTCAGGTCTCGCAGGGGAACTCGGACACGAGGCAGGTGTTCAGGATCGTCTACGACGGCGCGAAGCAGTTGATTTCCTCCGGAAGCGTGACCAGGCCACTCAGAGAGGTGACCGTGGTCAGCAGCGGGCATGCCAACAACGCGACCACGGACTCCGCTACACTGAGACCGTTTCGGTTTACCAGATCCCTGAGGAAGCAACTTTGCCAGTGCCTGGATCCACCGAACGCCCTGGGCAACGACTGGAGATTACTCGCGCAGAGGCTACAAGTCGACAG GTACATCAACTACTTCGCGACCAAGTCCAGTCCGACCGAACACATCCTGGACCTTTGGGAGGCGAAGCATCACGAACCCACGGCCGTGACGGACCTGCTGAACCATCTTCGAGTGATGGGCAGAACGGACGCTGCCACGATTTTGGAAGCGCAACTCGGCCCGTGGCTTTGA
- the LOC143149302 gene encoding netrin receptor UNC5C isoform X1, whose protein sequence is MRPKSCFLFLLFCVLLPGLVRPFTSGEEGEDAAEDEDSYLLEEDDDAPSATIATDTELISESGGHLPVFLTEPVDSFVVKNKPATLHCKAAHALQIFFRCNDVRAEESQQQDFVDPHTGTRIVDCELNVTRDHIEEYFGRDKFKCECVAWSGSGQIKSQPATVDVAYLKKQFESPPYSVSVEAGQSTELRCLPPVGVPSPRVYWLRNNVPVDTESDTLLVSSEGHLLVGQAKLSHQANYTCVAENIAAKRLSEPVSLTVYVNGGWSSWSAWSECHSRCAKGGQKRTRSCTNPLPMNGGQPCLGPSQQKMDCNTACPVVDGGWSRWSAWSVCGSDCTHTRRRSCDEPPPSHGGRPCQGRDISVANCTGGMCNGGGTKMGNAHLPEEANRQMDVALYIGLSVACVVISGLAFFLAKLLRRKGRDHSLYSMARNEFQPEFFPDQDKKLSLQPDVTATSVPACYEYPFDPKLSMSRSLSEHHYDVPHLSIAPQPSPMSPTPSTSTQESCSDKQIHSDCENSVTSSYPSSDSTYNVASESVRLPKLETGNVAGAAVNTRGALLVLPDAGISMSVPEGAVPKPLREELYLAVLNEDRFRPRLPDGITQLSAVVTCGPSSATFNKPVILQFEHCAMLHAATWELSVWACDGLSVEDGTAIASSKDHQSIAWSRVLTLGNETINTPLFTQLDHAEAFIVTEQLRGYVLAGQSCENSIATKRLRLALFASQAGQCCVRVYAVEDTKAAMKAIVDRESQIRGYLLDKPRTLLFQDNGEPLCVSLEEVGNEWQSKSPTERQEVSFGDAWNSQENTKHVTFGLEASFGPTATRSYKLQVSQGNSDTRQVFRIVYDGAKQLISSGSVTRPLREVTVVSSGHANNATTDSATLRPFRFTRSLRKQLCQCLDPPNALGNDWRLLAQRLQVDRYINYFATKSSPTEHILDLWEAKHHEPTAVTDLLNHLRVMGRTDAATILEAQLGPWL, encoded by the exons ATGAGGCCGAAATCGTGTTTCCTCTTTCTGTTGTTCTGCGTGCTGCTGCCGGGTCTGGTGCGTCCCTTCACGTCCGGCGAAG AAGGCGAGGATGCCGCGGAGGACGAGGATTCCTACCTCctggaggaggacgacgacgcgCCTTCGGCCACCATAGCCACCGACACCGAGTTGATATCCGAATCGGGCGGGCATCTGCCGGTCTTTCTCACCGAACCGGTCGATTCCTTCGTGGTGAAGAACAAACCGGCCACGTTGCACTGCAAGGCGGCTCACGCGTTGCAAATCTTTTTCCGTTGCAACGACGTCAGGGCGGAGGAATCGCAGCAACAGGATTTCGTGGACCCCCACACGGGAACGAGAATAGTCGACTGCGAGTTGAACGTTACCAGAGATCACATCGAGGAGTACTTCGGAAGGGACAAGTTCAAGTGCGAGTGCGTAGCGTGGTCGGGATCCGGACAAATTAAAAGTCAACCGGCGACCGTCGACGTTGCCT ACTTGAAGAAGCAGTTCGAGTCTCCCCCGTACTCCGTATCGGTCGAGGCGGGTCAGAGCACCGAACTGAGGTGTCTACCTCCCGTGGGAGTGCCATCGCCGAGGGTGTACTGGCTGAGGAACAACGTCCCCGTCGACACGGAGTCGGACACGCTTTTGGTATCGAGCGAGGGCCACCTTCTCGTCGGTCAAGCGAAGCTCAGCCATCAAGCGAATTACACTTGCGTCGCGGAAAACATTGCAGCCAAGAGACTGAGCGAACCCGTCAGCTTAACGGTTTACG TGAACGGTGGATGGTCCTCCTGGTCGGCCTGGTCGGAGTGTCACTCGAGATGCGCAAAGGGCGGGCAGAAGAGGACGAGGAGCTGCACGAATCCCTTGCCGATGAACGGTGGACAACCCTGTCTCGGGCCGTCTCAGCAGAAGATGGACTGCAACACCGCTTGCCCCG TGGTGGACGGTGGATGGTCCAGATGGTCGGCGTGGTCGGTCTGCGGTAGCGACTGCACGCATACCAGAAGAAGATCGTGCGACGAGCCGCCACCCAGCCACGGTGGTCGACCTTGCCAGGGTAGAGACATCAGCGTGGCGAATTGCACGGGCGGCATGTGCAACG GCGGTGGCACGAAAATGGGTAACGCGCACTTGCCCGAGGAAG CGAATCGTCAAATGGACGTGGCTCTGTACATCGGTTTGTCCGTTGCCTGTGTGGTGATCAGCGGACTGGCATTTTTCTTGGCGAAGCTTCTGAGGCGCAAAGGTCGAGATCATTCCCTTTACTCCATGGCCCGTAACG AATTCCAGCCGGAGTTCTTCCCGGACCAGGACAAGAAACTGAGCTTACAGCCGGACGTTACGGCGACGAGCGTGCCGGCTTGCTACGAGTATCCTTTCGACCCGAAGCTGTCGATGTCGAGATCCCTCTCCGAGCACCATTACGACGTTCCGCACCTCTCGATCGCTCCGCAACCATCGCCGATGTCGCCAACGCCGAGCACCTCGACCCAAGAATCTTGCAGCGACAAGCAGATCCATTCCGACTGCGAGAACAGCGTCACTAGCTCCTACCCCTCCTCCGATTCCACGTACAACGTCGCCTCGGAAAGCGTCAGGTTGCCGAAGCTGGAGACCGGAAACGTGGCCGGGGCGGCGGTGAACACGCGCGGCGCGCTACTGGTGCTTCCGGACGCCGGGATATCGATGTCGGTGCCCGAGGGAGCCGTGCCCAAGCCACTCAGAGAGGAACTCTACCTCGCGGTGCTCAACGAGGATCGCTTCAGGCCTCGATTACCCG ATGGTATCACGCAATTATCCGCGGTGGTGACGTGCGGGCCTTCGTCGGCGACCTTCAACAAACCCGTGATTCTCCAATTCGAGCATTGCGCAATGCTGCACGCGGCGACGTGGGAACTGAGCGTCTGGGCGTGCGACGGGCTGAGCGTCGAGGACGGCACGGCGATCGCCTCCTCGAAGGACCACCAGTCGATCGCGTGGTCCAGGGTGTTGACCCTGGGCAACGAGACGATCAACACGCCTCTGTTCACGCAACTCGATCACGCGGAAGCGTTCATCGTGACCGAGCAGTTGCGAGGCTACGTTCTGGCCGGCCAGAGCTGCGAGAACTCGATCGCCACCAAGAGACTGCGACTGGCGCTGTTCGCGAGCCAGGCCGGACAGTGCTGCGTCAGGGTGTACGCCGTCGAGGACACGAAAGCGGCGATGAaggcgatcgtcgatcgagaatcCCAGATCAGGGGATACTTGTTGGACAAGCCGCGAACCCTGCTCTTCCAAGACAACGGCGAGCCGCTCTGCGTCAGCTTGGAGGAGGTCGGGAACGAGTGGCAGAGCAAATCGCCAACCGAGCGCCAAGAGGTGTCCTTCGGAGACGCCTGGAACTCTCAGGAGAACACGAAACACGTCACCTTCGGTCTGGAGGCTAGCTTCGGACCCACCGCCACCAGAAGCTACAAGCTTCAGGTCTCGCAGGGGAACTCGGACACGAGGCAGGTGTTCAGGATCGTCTACGACGGCGCGAAGCAGTTGATTTCCTCCGGAAGCGTGACCAGGCCACTCAGAGAGGTGACCGTGGTCAGCAGCGGGCATGCCAACAACGCGACCACGGACTCCGCTACACTGAGACCGTTTCGGTTTACCAGATCCCTGAGGAAGCAACTTTGCCAGTGCCTGGATCCACCGAACGCCCTGGGCAACGACTGGAGATTACTCGCGCAGAGGCTACAAGTCGACAG GTACATCAACTACTTCGCGACCAAGTCCAGTCCGACCGAACACATCCTGGACCTTTGGGAGGCGAAGCATCACGAACCCACGGCCGTGACGGACCTGCTGAACCATCTTCGAGTGATGGGCAGAACGGACGCTGCCACGATTTTGGAAGCGCAACTCGGCCCGTGGCTTTGA
- the LOC143149302 gene encoding netrin receptor UNC5C isoform X3 encodes MRPKSCFLFLLFCVLLPGLVRPFTSGEEGEDAAEDEDSYLLEEDDDAPSATIATDTELISESGGHLPVFLTEPVDSFVVKNKPATLHCKAAHALQIFFRCNDVRAEESQQQDFVDPHTGTRIVDCELNVTRDHIEEYFGRDKFKCECVAWSGSGQIKSQPATVDVAYLKKQFESPPYSVSVEAGQSTELRCLPPVGVPSPRVYWLRNNVPVDTESDTLLVSSEGHLLVGQAKLSHQANYTCVAENIAAKRLSEPVSLTVYVNGGWSSWSAWSECHSRCAKGGQKRTRSCTNPLPMNGGQPCLGPSQQKMDCNTACPVVDGGWSRWSAWSVCGSDCTHTRRRSCDEPPPSHGGRPCQGRDISVANCTGGMCNANRQMDVALYIGLSVACVVISGLAFFLAKLLRRKGRDHSLYSMARNEFQPEFFPDQDKKLSLQPDVTATSVPACYEYPFDPKLSMSRSLSEHHYDVPHLSIAPQPSPMSPTPSTSTQESCSDKQIHSDCENSVTSSYPSSDSTYNVASESVRLPKLETGNVAGAAVNTRGALLVLPDAGISMSVPEGAVPKPLREELYLAVLNEDRFRPRLPDGITQLSAVVTCGPSSATFNKPVILQFEHCAMLHAATWELSVWACDGLSVEDGTAIASSKDHQSIAWSRVLTLGNETINTPLFTQLDHAEAFIVTEQLRGYVLAGQSCENSIATKRLRLALFASQAGQCCVRVYAVEDTKAAMKAIVDRESQIRGYLLDKPRTLLFQDNGEPLCVSLEEVGNEWQSKSPTERQEVSFGDAWNSQENTKHVTFGLEASFGPTATRSYKLQVSQGNSDTRQVFRIVYDGAKQLISSGSVTRPLREVTVVSSGHANNATTDSATLRPFRFTRSLRKQLCQCLDPPNALGNDWRLLAQRLQVDRYINYFATKSSPTEHILDLWEAKHHEPTAVTDLLNHLRVMGRTDAATILEAQLGPWL; translated from the exons ATGAGGCCGAAATCGTGTTTCCTCTTTCTGTTGTTCTGCGTGCTGCTGCCGGGTCTGGTGCGTCCCTTCACGTCCGGCGAAG AAGGCGAGGATGCCGCGGAGGACGAGGATTCCTACCTCctggaggaggacgacgacgcgCCTTCGGCCACCATAGCCACCGACACCGAGTTGATATCCGAATCGGGCGGGCATCTGCCGGTCTTTCTCACCGAACCGGTCGATTCCTTCGTGGTGAAGAACAAACCGGCCACGTTGCACTGCAAGGCGGCTCACGCGTTGCAAATCTTTTTCCGTTGCAACGACGTCAGGGCGGAGGAATCGCAGCAACAGGATTTCGTGGACCCCCACACGGGAACGAGAATAGTCGACTGCGAGTTGAACGTTACCAGAGATCACATCGAGGAGTACTTCGGAAGGGACAAGTTCAAGTGCGAGTGCGTAGCGTGGTCGGGATCCGGACAAATTAAAAGTCAACCGGCGACCGTCGACGTTGCCT ACTTGAAGAAGCAGTTCGAGTCTCCCCCGTACTCCGTATCGGTCGAGGCGGGTCAGAGCACCGAACTGAGGTGTCTACCTCCCGTGGGAGTGCCATCGCCGAGGGTGTACTGGCTGAGGAACAACGTCCCCGTCGACACGGAGTCGGACACGCTTTTGGTATCGAGCGAGGGCCACCTTCTCGTCGGTCAAGCGAAGCTCAGCCATCAAGCGAATTACACTTGCGTCGCGGAAAACATTGCAGCCAAGAGACTGAGCGAACCCGTCAGCTTAACGGTTTACG TGAACGGTGGATGGTCCTCCTGGTCGGCCTGGTCGGAGTGTCACTCGAGATGCGCAAAGGGCGGGCAGAAGAGGACGAGGAGCTGCACGAATCCCTTGCCGATGAACGGTGGACAACCCTGTCTCGGGCCGTCTCAGCAGAAGATGGACTGCAACACCGCTTGCCCCG TGGTGGACGGTGGATGGTCCAGATGGTCGGCGTGGTCGGTCTGCGGTAGCGACTGCACGCATACCAGAAGAAGATCGTGCGACGAGCCGCCACCCAGCCACGGTGGTCGACCTTGCCAGGGTAGAGACATCAGCGTGGCGAATTGCACGGGCGGCATGTGCAACG CGAATCGTCAAATGGACGTGGCTCTGTACATCGGTTTGTCCGTTGCCTGTGTGGTGATCAGCGGACTGGCATTTTTCTTGGCGAAGCTTCTGAGGCGCAAAGGTCGAGATCATTCCCTTTACTCCATGGCCCGTAACG AATTCCAGCCGGAGTTCTTCCCGGACCAGGACAAGAAACTGAGCTTACAGCCGGACGTTACGGCGACGAGCGTGCCGGCTTGCTACGAGTATCCTTTCGACCCGAAGCTGTCGATGTCGAGATCCCTCTCCGAGCACCATTACGACGTTCCGCACCTCTCGATCGCTCCGCAACCATCGCCGATGTCGCCAACGCCGAGCACCTCGACCCAAGAATCTTGCAGCGACAAGCAGATCCATTCCGACTGCGAGAACAGCGTCACTAGCTCCTACCCCTCCTCCGATTCCACGTACAACGTCGCCTCGGAAAGCGTCAGGTTGCCGAAGCTGGAGACCGGAAACGTGGCCGGGGCGGCGGTGAACACGCGCGGCGCGCTACTGGTGCTTCCGGACGCCGGGATATCGATGTCGGTGCCCGAGGGAGCCGTGCCCAAGCCACTCAGAGAGGAACTCTACCTCGCGGTGCTCAACGAGGATCGCTTCAGGCCTCGATTACCCG ATGGTATCACGCAATTATCCGCGGTGGTGACGTGCGGGCCTTCGTCGGCGACCTTCAACAAACCCGTGATTCTCCAATTCGAGCATTGCGCAATGCTGCACGCGGCGACGTGGGAACTGAGCGTCTGGGCGTGCGACGGGCTGAGCGTCGAGGACGGCACGGCGATCGCCTCCTCGAAGGACCACCAGTCGATCGCGTGGTCCAGGGTGTTGACCCTGGGCAACGAGACGATCAACACGCCTCTGTTCACGCAACTCGATCACGCGGAAGCGTTCATCGTGACCGAGCAGTTGCGAGGCTACGTTCTGGCCGGCCAGAGCTGCGAGAACTCGATCGCCACCAAGAGACTGCGACTGGCGCTGTTCGCGAGCCAGGCCGGACAGTGCTGCGTCAGGGTGTACGCCGTCGAGGACACGAAAGCGGCGATGAaggcgatcgtcgatcgagaatcCCAGATCAGGGGATACTTGTTGGACAAGCCGCGAACCCTGCTCTTCCAAGACAACGGCGAGCCGCTCTGCGTCAGCTTGGAGGAGGTCGGGAACGAGTGGCAGAGCAAATCGCCAACCGAGCGCCAAGAGGTGTCCTTCGGAGACGCCTGGAACTCTCAGGAGAACACGAAACACGTCACCTTCGGTCTGGAGGCTAGCTTCGGACCCACCGCCACCAGAAGCTACAAGCTTCAGGTCTCGCAGGGGAACTCGGACACGAGGCAGGTGTTCAGGATCGTCTACGACGGCGCGAAGCAGTTGATTTCCTCCGGAAGCGTGACCAGGCCACTCAGAGAGGTGACCGTGGTCAGCAGCGGGCATGCCAACAACGCGACCACGGACTCCGCTACACTGAGACCGTTTCGGTTTACCAGATCCCTGAGGAAGCAACTTTGCCAGTGCCTGGATCCACCGAACGCCCTGGGCAACGACTGGAGATTACTCGCGCAGAGGCTACAAGTCGACAG GTACATCAACTACTTCGCGACCAAGTCCAGTCCGACCGAACACATCCTGGACCTTTGGGAGGCGAAGCATCACGAACCCACGGCCGTGACGGACCTGCTGAACCATCTTCGAGTGATGGGCAGAACGGACGCTGCCACGATTTTGGAAGCGCAACTCGGCCCGTGGCTTTGA